The following coding sequences lie in one Verrucomicrobiales bacterium genomic window:
- a CDS encoding sigma-70 family RNA polymerase sigma factor, with translation MSNRTTSSEAPRVFPPTRWSVVLTATRKDAAESTAALEAICRAYWYPLYAYVRRCGQSAHDAQDLTQEFFRCLLEKRWLDSADPGKGKLRTFLVVMLKNFMAKEWRRASAQRRGGGQAQAPFDTAFAETLYAADRSSLAPEDTFDRQWALTLLNLTVGRLRTEFAAAGKPDDFDALKDCLLAEHRKIDYAAIAARLGVNEGAARVAAHRLRKRFRAIYRQEISQTLEDGADVDGELRHLAAALARP, from the coding sequence GGTCGGTGGTACTGACGGCGACGCGGAAGGACGCGGCAGAATCGACGGCCGCTCTGGAAGCCATCTGCCGCGCCTACTGGTACCCGCTCTACGCCTATGTGCGGCGCTGCGGGCAGTCGGCGCATGACGCGCAGGATCTCACGCAGGAATTTTTCCGCTGCCTCCTTGAAAAGCGCTGGCTTGATTCCGCTGATCCCGGCAAGGGCAAATTGCGGACGTTCCTGGTCGTGATGCTGAAGAACTTCATGGCCAAGGAATGGCGGCGGGCGTCCGCGCAACGACGCGGCGGTGGACAGGCCCAGGCGCCGTTCGATACGGCCTTTGCCGAGACCCTCTATGCAGCGGATCGCAGTTCGCTCGCGCCGGAGGATACGTTCGACCGTCAGTGGGCTTTGACGTTGCTCAACCTGACCGTAGGGCGATTACGCACGGAGTTCGCGGCGGCGGGAAAGCCCGACGATTTTGACGCGCTCAAGGACTGCCTCCTGGCGGAGCACAGGAAGATTGACTATGCGGCGATCGCTGCGCGGTTGGGTGTGAACGAAGGTGCGGCGCGTGTGGCGGCTCATCGCTTGCGCAAGCGCTTCCGAGCTATCTATCGTCAGGAAATCTCGCAGACGCTGGAGGACGGCGCGGATGTGGATGGCGAACTACGGCATTTGGCCGCTGCGCTGGCCCGCCCCTGA